The window aaaaaacaaataattttaagattttttctttctttctaaagCTTCCCCTACTATATACTATCATGTTCCTCGTCACTCATCCTCATACACGTGTTTCTAGAATGTAGAATCTTCTGTTTTCAACAACGCGCGTGTTTGGTTCTACTATATGAAACGGCTCGCATGGTTGATTTCCTTGATCGAAACGCGGGTGAAAATCATTAACTATGTTGGATACAGGATACTCCAATTTAATATTTACCGGTGATTGTTTTAAGTCGTTGATGGGGTACCCACGTCACGTGAGATGTTCGTGCCAGCTATGTAAATTTCTAGGCGATTTAgattaatattttggtttttaataaGACAGATtaaccattaaaaaaaagaacacacATACATTGATTATTACacgataaatgaaaaaaataaaaattagatgtATACCCAGTACTAAACCCTTGATTGTAAATTATAAGACCACTTAGATAATTAGATCCatttagatatttattattaaatcacTAAAGAAGTAGAAGACTATGATCTTGGTGATGGTAAGGTTGTTAAGGAACATGGGAACTTGTTTTGGTCTGAAGCAGAGAGAAGAGAGCTTTGTTTtcttggtgaagaagaagagcttTCTTCTTAAGTTTCTCGTTCTCCTGTATGATGTGTTGATTCTCCATGTAAAGCTTTATATTGTTCATCTCCATCTCCTTTTCTTCCCAACACATCCTTCTCCTCCTGAAAATGTTAAGAAACAGAGATTAAAATGTTATAGTGACTCAGAACGTAGTTAAAGCGTCGATTATAGATAGTTTCAGAAAGGTGTGTGAGGTTAAAACCTTGAGAGGCGAGGGATACGAACGTGGGTATGTGTTTTGAGGTACAAAACTAATCTCGTGGGTGTGTGTGAGAATGGTTCTGAAGAACTTAAACACATCTTTAGAGATTATAGAGAGAGATAAAAGAAGTGAGACGTGTTTGATTAGTGTGTAAGAGATAAATAGAGGTGTTATATAGATGAAAATTTGTGTAAGTTTGTCTTGCATTTTCTTGAGAGAGCGAGAGAGGAAAGAGAGAGGCTCCTTTAGAAGGTAATGATGGCAAAGAAGAATCATGATTACAAAGGGACAGGGAAAGAGGTTATgagggagaagaagaagttgaatgAAAAAGAACAAGTACAACATAAACAGTCTTATCTttactgtatttttttttttgtttttttggcgACTGATTGAGTTAGTTAAAAGTACTATTTAGAATAATTTAGGAAGTTTCCCTAAAAAGCTCAGACTCACCGTTAAAGAGGTACACAGGATGAAACAAACTATTCAATATTATTATAACTTATGatcattttgtttgtttgtcaaCTAAATCACATGGTTTTTGATGTTCAAAGTGACAGTTAGTCAAATCTTCGTAACAGCTATTCATACATCAAAAACTAttcttttcaaatatatttacaaGTTACAATACGTTCCGACCTAATAAAGCAGTAGTGCAAGCTTTTTAGATGTATAAACGGAATCAATGGATCTTTAACCAAATGATTGCAATTAACTACTCTTTTACTTTTACGTTGCAACTCAGATTCGGAAACTAGGCTCGTCTCTTGCTCCAACAAAATGAGTTCATACATTAGGTTGAACCTTAtacacattttatttttacttcaGTACCGTAATACTATTACATTACAATGGTTAAACTTTCCTTGAAAGAAAAGAATTTATGAAGGGAATTTTACATTACATTGGCTGTTTTATATACTATATGCATTTAACCTCTGCTTGTTTTTGTGAGATTAATAATCGTATTGCGTTTTATGAAACGATTTGGCAGATTCTTTTGACTGGCAAAAGGTCAAATCATGATTACTTGTGAACCAAAGCAAGTCAAAAGGTAAGAGTACGTGAAAACCTCGATCTTCATCACAAGTACAAGTGTTTCCtcttattaacttttaaaacatcaaacccttttttttctttgtgttttctATTTAATATGACTTTTATGAAACCTAATCCCGATTATGCCTTTTGTCACGAAAGGAAAAGATTACGTACCCGAGCCTCCAAGATAGAAGAGTGTAAATCGAGAATTTTCAACTCATTGAAAGTCATATCTCATGATGGTTAATCAATTCCGTTACATACACACAACAAGACTTACGTTCTAAAGTTTACTTATACCATTTGTTCTCGTCGTTCCCCGTCCAATAGTTTATACAGGTTGTATGTAGAATATTAAGATTCTTGACTAATAAGTACTTTGtattaattacttttaaaaCGATAAACCATAAAGTTTTCTTACGACATGTGTTGTAAAGCAATATGTGTACTTATCTGTTCTTATTTACATACTGATACCGTTCGTTGTCTTACATTTGGAATATGAATCAACACTCTAGTGTGTTTCATTGTCCAGCCCGTTAATCAAATGAGtaattttgtaatcaaaatCCTAATCAACTGACTTTGTGTGTTAAGGGGGGTCATGGCTCACGATGGGTCACGTGAGGTAGCGAACTTGGGTTTAAGGGATGGCTCTTAAACTTGGAAGGAAGAGGAAAAAGTGTGAAATCGATGCGACCAAACCTGGTGCAGTGACTTTAAATTTAGCACatatacaataataatatacaCTTACATTTATGTGTTGTAGTGGAAAAAGTCATGGAGTACTCGAGTAGGAGTAGAAGCAAAAGCCAAAGCACatttactttggaaaaaaatGAAACCACCGATTTGGCTTCTTCCTCCCATAATCATCATATCCATTTGCCATAATAACCCCATTCACTAGTCCCCACTGTGAACGACAAAGATAGATTCATCAACCATCATCACCATTCATCATTATCTTGCATACTGAATTTTGTGGGCTATTTTCTCTTCAATGTTCAAACCCAATTTCCACTTACTCATAATTCCCCTTCTTCCCATGGCCCAATCGATACTCATTATTgacaaattataatatattattttttgctaCATCAAGTACAGAACAAACAAATTTCATGTGAAAACATCTTACTACATAAAGATTAATTTCATTACTATTCAATGAAACATCAAGATACTCATGGACTAAAAATATACCCATTACATTTATTGATGATATTCATGAATAAAAGGAAAGaagaattttataataaattgatGAGGCGAAGGACTAGGGCCACTATAAAATATCTACTCATTTCTTGTATTGATATTTCAATTGAAACCCAAAAATGCAAAGACAAACTATGTAGCAAGAGGCATCAATGGAATTGGAGGAGATAGTCAACACCGAAATGAAACCCCATCCATCCACGCTTCTCTACAAAAGTGTTCAAAACTTGTTATCATTATACTCTATTATTATATCTCTACTATACAATTACAAAATTGCATCAGACCTAATTAACTAAAAGACATTTACCACTAAAAACAAAGATATAAGAGTTCATAAATGCCAAGAAATTTACCAGAGTTAGGAGTGGGTAAGAATCCTGGAATTGTTACTGCTTTCATAGTGATGAGATTGTTGTCAAAGGAGATTCTACTCCTCTTCTCACCATCAGAAAACCTCTcatattaatttcaaattatccaTTGATGATTCCTATGACTTACTCTTTCCGCTGTCTATTTTTAAGCCCTATCTCTAGCCAGTTAGCCCTCTCTTTACCCTTCATTATATCGTTTCTATCATTGCATCACATTATGGATATGTTTTTTTCCTGAAATAGAcatcacaaaaatttcaaatataggttttttttaataaactcatTAAGCTTCGCATTTCCACGTAAAATTACAACTTCCCATGTTACAACCGTACCATTTGTCCTGCCTTATCTATATATCTTACTTCTAACGTGTTTTTGTAATGAAAAAAATGACTTGGAATATGTTATCGATCCAGAAAAAGATCTTGCTAAGTAGCTTTAACCGTTGTGACCACATGTTTCTGATTCACATCAGCTTCATGGTTTCCTTCACTATCGGGATCCAAAGAATGTGATCTGTTGTCACCATTCATATCAGAACCCTCTCTGTCGGAGTCTGAGAGAGGACTGATTGTCACCATCTGTATCAATCAGAACAACTCTACCATACCATGATCTATTTTCCTTTGTCAATGATCCCCATTGCCTCGTTAACAGCTCCATGCTAGCATCATCTTTCCTTGTAGTGACGAAGACCTCATGAACTGCCGGTTTAGTTTGGCTTTCGCGTAATTGAGCGGCAGAGTCATGTACTATAACCACTTCCTTGATTCTTTAAATCTGACTAACTTCATTCTCTCTActtcttttggttttggtttctcCATATACAGAGGGAGCTGTGCTACATCTCATAGGTTCTTAATACAAAGTCTGATGAAGAGTGGTTTCATATTCTGACGATGTAAGTCTGAATAACTAGGAATGATAGAATTCAAGAATATAGTGAACTTTTAGTCAAAACGCATATgttaaactgttttttaaacGATTTTTACACAAATTGATTTTTAAACCGGGTGACAGGAGATGACACTATTACTATTCTCATGGTTGTAAAGAGAACCGTACCCTTATTATATGCAAAAGTGATTTTTAAACCATTGTCCTACAAACACAAGACAAAAGAAAGGAAAACACTACAAGAAGAAGCCGACTGTCTCatgtattgatttttttttggaaaactgaaaaaatacaacaaaaccaaaaactaaaagcaaaaattgaaaatcaaaaacaaaaacctgaaaatcaaaaaccaaaacttaaaaaattctaaatgaGGGTTCGAATTCGTTTCAGAAGGCCGACACTTTATTATGGGCTTAATTATGGGCCCAACTagatcatcttcttcgtcgcGCGGTGAAATCTGTTTACCTCTCCAAGTCGACTTCACAACGGAAAAGTTTGAAATAAGAAGCCAAAAGAGAAAAGTCTGGCACGTAAGAAAAGAATGGAGGAGATTTTAGCGACCATAGCCATCGCACTAGCAGCCACGATCTTCATCGTTCTGTCATTCTCAATCTACCTAACGATCAGAATCTTCACCGGAAAGTCTATACGCAACAAGGCGTACTCTCCAGTGCACGCCACGGTCTTTGACCTCTTATTCCACAGCGACGAGTTATACGATTACCAGACGGAGCTCGCTAGGAAGAAGCCAACCTTCAGGTTCTTGAGTCCCGGACAGAGCGAGATATTCACTGCAGATGCTCGCAACGTGGAGCATATTCTCAAGACAAGATTCGAAAACTACAGCAAAGGACACAGCAGTCGTGAGAATCTTGCGGACCTTTTGGGACATGGTATATTCGCTGTTGATGGAGATAAATGGAGACAGCAGAGAAAGCTCGCGAGCTTTGAGTTCTCTACTAGAGTTTTGAGAGACTTTAGCTGCTCAGTTTTTAGGACAAATGCATGTAAACTTGTTGGTTTTGTCTCTGAGTTTGCTCTCTCTGGAAAATCATTTGATGCTCAAGTAAGTCTAAATATGGAAACTTGCAacgttttatttaaggaaactcATAAGGGTACTTTTGGTTTGACGTTAGGATATGTTGATGAGATATACACTGGAGTCTATCTTCAAAGTAGGGTTTGGTGTGGAGTTAAAATGTTTGGATGAGTTTAGCAAAGAAGGGGAAGAGTTCATGGAAGGTTTTGATGAAGGTAACGTTGCAACTAGTTTAAGATTTATTGATCCTCTCTGGAAGCTGAAACGGTTTCTCAACATCGGCTCACAAGCTAGACTCAAGAAGAGTATTGATACTATAGACAAGTTTGTCTATAGACTCATTACCACTAAGAGAAAAGAACTTGCCAAGGAACAGAACACTGTGAGTTCTCTTTTAGAGGTTTACACACTCTTTTTGATTTGATTCTTACCACTTTTGGCTTGTCCTTAGGCTGTTAGAGACGACATATTATCAAGATTTCTTGTGGAGAGTGAGAAAGATCCGGAGAACATGAATGATAAGTACTTGAGGGATATAATCTTGAACTTTATGATTGCTGGAAAGGATACAACGGCTGCGTCTCTCTCTTGGTTCTTGTACATGCTCTGCAAGAACCCACTTGTTCAGGAGAAAATCTTACAAGAGATCAGAGGTGTGACATCAAGTCATGAGAGGACAACCGATGTAAATAGTTTTGTTGAAAATATAAACGAAGAGGCTCTTGATCGGATGCAATATCTCCATGCAGCCTTGTCTGAGACCTTGAGGCTTTACCCTCCTGTGCCTGTGGTAAAATGACCACTCCTTTAAAGACTTTTATGTGATTAACAACAGATGCAATATCTATTTTTGGTCCCTTCTCTAGGACATGAGGTGTGCAGAGAATGATGacatactcgcagatggacataGAGTGAAGAGAGGGGATAATGTCTACTACATGGCCTATGCAATGGGAAGGATGACTTATGTATGGGGACAAGATGCTGAGGAGTTCAAGCCAGAGAGATGGCTTAAGGATGGCGTGTTCCAACCAGAATCACCATTCAAATTCATAAGCTTTCATGTTTGTACATCTCTCTCTCGGACAAGTTATGTATGAGGTTAAGAAACTAAAGACATTATCTATTAACATGTTTTCTTTCTTTGACTGTGTATGTAAGGCTGGTCCAAGAATCTGTCTTGGCAAGGATTTCGCGTACCGGCAAATGAAGATAGTATCGATGGTACTTCTTCACTTCTTTCGCTTCAAAATGGCAGATGAGAAGAGTAACGTGCGTTACAAGAGAATGCTTACGCTTCATATTGAAGGAGGACTCCATCTCCATGCAATCCCAAGGACAAGCAGTTGATTTCCTTGATGAAACAACTCTTTTGAGATATTTTCACCGAAACCTCATGATGTATACTTTGATTTTGCATGTATCCAAAGAAGAAGGAATTTCGTTGATGAAAATTACGAGAGTTGTTTTCCTACGAAGAAAGAACC of the Brassica rapa cultivar Chiifu-401-42 chromosome A03, CAAS_Brap_v3.01, whole genome shotgun sequence genome contains:
- the LOC103858177 gene encoding cytochrome P450 704C1, coding for MEEILATIAIALAATIFIVLSFSIYLTIRIFTGKSIRNKAYSPVHATVFDLLFHSDELYDYQTELARKKPTFRFLSPGQSEIFTADARNVEHILKTRFENYSKGHSSRENLADLLGHGIFAVDGDKWRQQRKLASFEFSTRVLRDFSCSVFRTNACKLVGFVSEFALSGKSFDAQDMLMRYTLESIFKVGFGVELKCLDEFSKEGEEFMEGFDEGNVATSLRFIDPLWKLKRFLNIGSQARLKKSIDTIDKFVYRLITTKRKELAKEQNTAVRDDILSRFLVESEKDPENMNDKYLRDIILNFMIAGKDTTAASLSWFLYMLCKNPLVQEKILQEIRGVTSSHERTTDVNSFVENINEEALDRMQYLHAALSETLRLYPPVPVDMRCAENDDILADGHRVKRGDNVYYMAYAMGRMTYVWGQDAEEFKPERWLKDGVFQPESPFKFISFHAGPRICLGKDFAYRQMKIVSMVLLHFFRFKMADEKSNVRYKRMLTLHIEGGLHLHAIPRTSS